A region of Stegostoma tigrinum isolate sSteTig4 chromosome 3, sSteTig4.hap1, whole genome shotgun sequence DNA encodes the following proteins:
- the LOC125451122 gene encoding low-density lipoprotein receptor class A domain-containing protein 1-like, with protein MSSNRINPSRFKGSDVTSVSSDAYSQFGSQMSLNHYEREDCRNCFPRRCLLITSVILLILGAMAAALVCVIIFGIPPNQLTTRLCKTTLNTSGFLCDDHKTCIMSTHVCNGKIDCSNGEDESNSYCGDLPKSLPTHLVFTCGNQKSWTYIDEKCDGKNHCGDCSDESELLCPACSGWKCVTVFFADCDCIPKSRCRDNIQDCTDMSDEKNCTK; from the exons GGTAGTGATGTGACTTCTGTTTCATCTGACGCATATTCTCAgtttggttcacaaatgtctttgAATCATTATGAACGTGAAG ACTGCAGGAACTGTTTTCCCAGGAGATGCCTCTTAATCACAAGTGTAATCTTACTCATTCTTGGAGCAATGGCAGCTGCTTTGGTCTGTGTGATTATATTTGGAATACCACCCAACCAGCTAA CAACTCGATTGTGTAAAACCACCTTAAACACAAGTGGCTTTTTGTGTGATGACCATAAAACCTGCATTATGTCCACACACGTGTGCAATGGTAAAATAGACTGCAGCAATGGAGAGGATGAATCAAACTCATACTGTG GAGACCTACCTAAAAGCCTCCCCACACACTTAGTTTTTACATGTGGCAACCAAAAATCCTGGACCTATATAGATGAAAAGTGTGATGGAAAAAACCATTGCGGAGATTGTTCAGATGAATCAG AATTACTTTGCCCTGCCTGTTCTGGCTGGAAATGTGTCACTGTCTTCTTCGCTGACTGTGACTGTATACCCAAGAGTCGCTGCAGAGACAACATTCAGGACTGCACTGACATGAGCGATGAAAAGAACTGTACAAAGTGA